The DNA window AATATTCTAAAAAATGACAAATTGATAAGGAATTATGTTAATTTAGAATTATTTAATTCTTGTAGAATTGATAGATTTAAAGAGAGCGATTTTTTTGATCTTTGGATCATAATATTGATCAGTATATGGTTGAATCAGTTTAAAAAACGTTTTAATATCTAACAAAGAGTTTATATAATAAAAAAATAATGTATAAATGAGGGTTTCAAATGAAAAAAGTTTACAAAAAACCAGAATTAAAAGAACATGGAGATATTAAATCTTTGACGAAAGGTGGA is part of the Methanobacterium lacus genome and encodes:
- a CDS encoding lasso RiPP family leader peptide-containing protein, with the translated sequence MKKVYKKPELKEHGDIKSLTKGGDIGGFDQDNAAS